A single Actinomadura algeriensis DNA region contains:
- a CDS encoding endonuclease/exonuclease/phosphatase family protein: MRTPRALIPLLSVAAAAVVVTVAGAGAAINGVPGGGPAHADSVAREVPSATVNAVTWNVCGEDGPGCPLGARPDELTDRIAERAGETVIGGREVEPNAVLLQEVCAGQVEKLQKADGLDAWSWKFAEYPDAAECADDQGRLGLAIGTESPLAGTETKKLPAPEGAGRIVLCGEVGAWSARVCVTQFTPSGDDPGGEWRTKQAGALADFAGTGRVVIGGDLADGPKSAALDPLYDAYNECDQGPGTTRTGDETLQDWRGTAVEKNDFIFMSKSASVSCGVPADPVESSDHRPLSAAVRFR; the protein is encoded by the coding sequence GTGCGTACCCCCCGCGCCCTGATTCCCCTGCTGTCGGTCGCCGCCGCCGCCGTCGTCGTCACGGTCGCCGGCGCGGGAGCCGCGATCAACGGCGTCCCCGGCGGAGGCCCCGCCCACGCCGACAGCGTGGCGCGCGAGGTGCCGTCGGCGACGGTGAACGCGGTGACGTGGAACGTGTGCGGCGAGGACGGGCCCGGCTGCCCGCTCGGCGCCCGTCCGGACGAGCTCACCGACCGGATCGCCGAGCGCGCCGGGGAGACGGTCATCGGCGGGCGCGAGGTCGAACCCAACGCCGTCCTGCTGCAGGAGGTCTGCGCCGGGCAGGTGGAGAAGCTGCAGAAGGCGGACGGGCTCGACGCGTGGAGCTGGAAGTTCGCCGAGTACCCGGACGCCGCCGAGTGCGCCGACGACCAGGGACGGCTCGGCCTCGCCATCGGCACCGAGTCGCCGCTCGCCGGGACGGAGACGAAGAAGCTGCCCGCCCCGGAGGGCGCCGGACGCATCGTGCTGTGCGGCGAGGTCGGCGCGTGGAGCGCCCGCGTGTGCGTCACGCAGTTCACGCCGTCCGGCGACGACCCCGGCGGCGAGTGGCGGACGAAGCAGGCCGGGGCTCTCGCGGACTTCGCCGGGACGGGCCGCGTCGTCATCGGCGGCGACCTCGCGGACGGGCCGAAGAGCGCGGCCCTCGACCCCCTCTACGACGCCTACAACGAGTGCGACCAGGGCCCCGGCACGACCCGGACCGGCGACGAGACCCTGCAGGACTGGCGCGGCACCGCCGTCGAGAAGAACGACTTCATCTTCATGTCGAAGTCGGCGAGCGTGTCGTGCGGTGTTCCGGCCGATCCCGTGGAGTCGTCCGACCACCGTCCCCTCTCGGCGGCCGTCCGCTTCCGCTGA